A single genomic interval of Croceibacter atlanticus HTCC2559 harbors:
- a CDS encoding bifunctional folylpolyglutamate synthase/dihydrofolate synthase → MNYKETTDWLFKQLPMYQNQGESAYKANLDNIVILDEYLDFPHRNFKSIHVAGTNGKGSTSHMLASVFQEAGYKVGLYTSPHLKDFRERIKINGEVISECEVVDFVKVNRNFFEENNLSFFEMTVGMAFDYFSNQKVDIAIIEVGLGGRLDSTNIITPELSIITNISLDHTKFLGTTLESIAKEKSGIIKSNIPVVIGQADYKLRLVFNEVAKKNNAEIIFTEDFRFKNLESDLLGDYQVFNMKTVQTAFKILQESWDLKPVHLKEGLLKTVANTSLLGRWQKLSENPLVFCDTAHNEEGLKIVISQLKKFEYATLHIILGVVNDKDLNKLLPIFPKDAKYYFSKPNVPRGLNETELKNRAKHFQLLGNSYTSVSKALSASKLEAKKNDLIFIGGSTFTVAEII, encoded by the coding sequence GATAATATTGTGATACTAGATGAGTATTTAGATTTTCCTCATCGTAATTTTAAATCTATACATGTAGCAGGAACTAATGGTAAAGGGTCTACGAGCCATATGTTGGCTTCAGTTTTTCAAGAAGCTGGTTATAAAGTTGGTTTGTATACATCTCCGCATTTAAAAGATTTTAGAGAGCGGATAAAAATAAATGGAGAAGTTATAAGTGAGTGTGAAGTAGTTGATTTTGTAAAAGTAAACAGAAATTTTTTTGAAGAAAATAATCTTTCTTTTTTTGAAATGACAGTTGGTATGGCATTCGACTATTTTTCTAATCAAAAAGTAGATATTGCCATTATAGAAGTTGGGTTAGGTGGAAGATTAGATAGTACAAACATTATAACTCCAGAATTATCTATAATAACAAACATAAGCTTAGATCATACTAAATTTTTAGGGACTACTTTAGAGAGTATTGCAAAAGAAAAGTCTGGAATTATCAAATCTAATATTCCAGTGGTAATTGGTCAGGCTGATTATAAGTTGAGATTGGTATTTAATGAGGTTGCTAAGAAAAATAATGCTGAGATAATATTTACTGAAGATTTTAGATTTAAAAATTTAGAGTCTGATTTACTAGGAGATTATCAAGTCTTTAATATGAAAACTGTTCAGACAGCTTTTAAAATACTTCAAGAATCTTGGGATTTAAAGCCAGTCCATTTAAAAGAAGGTCTATTAAAAACTGTTGCAAATACAAGTTTGCTTGGAAGGTGGCAAAAACTTAGCGAAAACCCTTTAGTTTTTTGCGATACAGCGCATAATGAAGAAGGCTTAAAAATAGTAATATCACAATTAAAAAAGTTTGAATACGCAACATTGCATATTATATTGGGAGTAGTTAATGACAAAGATTTAAACAAGTTACTTCCAATATTTCCTAAAGATGCAAAATATTATTTTTCTAAACCTAATGTCCCAAGAGGCTTAAATGAAACTGAGTTAAAAAATAGAGCAAAACATTTTCAACTTTTAGGAAATAGTTATACCTCGGTTAGTAAAGCTTTAAGTGCTTCAAAGTTAGAGGCTAAAAAAAATGATTTAATATTTATTGGTGGTAGTACGTTTACTGTGGCAGAAATAATTTAA